The following DNA comes from Nerophis ophidion isolate RoL-2023_Sa linkage group LG16, RoL_Noph_v1.0, whole genome shotgun sequence.
GTCCGTGACCATATGAAATGGGTTTGTTTCTGTTCTAGAACACCAATGTGGTTGCACATAACTTTGAATGAGCTGTCTTGTGTCACTCAGGATGTTGTCGTTTACAATTAGCTTCATAATATTAGAAGCAGCTTGTTCAAAGACGTAAGAGACGAGTCATTTAAGAGATTATTTAATCTACACATTTTTAATTTCCCCCAGGCGGGTCTGCTTGGCTGTGAAGCTGTGCTGTCCAGCATGGCTCTGATGCAGGCTAGCaccatggcagctccccccaagAAAATGATGGCTCCACTTGGCCATGCACCGCCACAGAGAGACGGACCTGACCGTGCTCCCCAGAGTCACATGATCCTCCCATCTGGCATGAGCTGTCCACCACTGGTTAGGACTGACCGGGATTGGCACTCTATGAATGCTACCTTTGTAATATTTTTCAAAACCTGCATGCACATTTATGAACAGTTTTGAGGCATTTCTTATGTGTTTGTAATGTTTAGTTTCAAGAAGCTGCAATGTTTTTAACTAATATTCTCTGTGATTTTAGCTGATCCGGAAGGAAGGCGATTTCCAAGCGCCGCGCCTGCTGGACGAGAAAGACATGAGGACCAACGAGGACATGCAGCAGAAAAAAAAGAACAGGAAATCAGTGGCGCCCTGTAAAGTGAGAGAACAAGAGGGAAGGGGAGGGAAGGTCAGTGGCTGTGATCGCAAAACAGGGAAGGGTCTACGCGTGTTCCTTTTACCAACAGAGAGCTGGTAGCACATGCTTTGTTCCACAAAAACTTGTGGAACTTCGTTGAAAGAGTGCCCCTCTTGGGACTGTCCATAGTCTGCACATTTGTTTGTGTGCGTGGGGGTGGGGGGAGGAGCGCAGGGAAGATGTGGAGGGGGTGGAGGATCTCGAGAGGAAAGAGGGGGGGAGGGGAGCAGGGCGAAGCGGTGCACAATAACGACACTTGTGTGGATAACAGGGGGAGCAACAACAGGCCTTTTTGGAAGGGATTGTTAGTTAATTTGCATTTAACTCTATAAGAAACAAAATATTGAAACAGTACTTTACACTAAGGCCATACTTACTATGATAATCTTACCGTGCTTGGTCCTACTTAACATCTAAAGCACAGCATGATTGGCGAAAACAAtccagaatagaatagaatagaagatatctttattgtcattgtacaacgaaattgtatgcaaactaatttagtgcaaaaatcatacataagaacatagataaatggATAAAaatacagctcacatgcacagtcattattgttatcttgtgttcagcgacactattgctctcgggtaaaaagtgtttttaaaacggttggtccggcattttattgtcctgtatctcttgcctgagggcatcagttcaaaaagtttatgtccaggcTGCTTGTTTATGTCTAAAGAAAATAATCAAAAACTCAAAGTCATGACTACAGTCTCGTGCGTAACAAGAGTGCGTCATTTCGTTAATGCAATCAATCCTCTCGCAGGTATTGAATTAATGACAGCTGACACCTTTCACATAATCAGAAATATGCAAAACAAGAATGCAAATAATCCAGAGCCAAAGAtatttagggatgggtaccgttcaaATTTGAACCGATATTGTATAAATTTCCGGTCTCTGGGAATCGATTCTAGTACTCAACGGTACCGATTTGTGTTACTTTTGTGCATAGGCTATGGTATATTGTTTAACGAGGAAGTAGCTTTTTCTATAAAGGCAAATGTTATTTTGTGCCTTGTGAAGTGTTTATATTGTAAGTATAGTGCTTATTAAAAACCAGCTGTTTGGTTGTAACATTCATCTtgattgtagttttcattaccaaatttggagatgTTTAAATCGCCacataaaattgctaatgctaatagtagcctgtctatggcacATCCAATGTAAAACTAGCGCATCTTGgaagagtggagccttactttacgttTGAGCATTTATACATGCTTCCCTGGTGTTGAAAACTGCAACATTACTTAAATTGGGTTCGgctgagtgctgcttgagtgattgtttaCGTTAGGtagtgtttagtctgcaaccggacgtgaCAAGCCTGCAACCGGATGGTCaaaatatggcaccgtttgatttcCTGAATTCGCTAACCaatattgcatccatccatccatccattttctaccgcttattccctttcggggtcgcggggggcgctggcgcctatctcagctacaacgggcggaaggcggggtacaccctggacaagtcgccagtggTGTGGGTCCCAATGAAATCCGttgtagtttttaaaaaatgttgtttaaatgttttaGAAGAGTTTTTTTACCACCGTATAATTTATGCTTTTTTGTGTAATCCATAACATTTTATAAAATGTCAGTAAATCAAATGCAACAATCCTTATATTTATtggtaaaaatacatttttggacattttttttcctacgACTGCTGATCCGTCCATACATTGAACTTGCATCGGTCGTGTCGTCCGTGAGATGTGTGGCAGGAGTCTGGGGGACCTTCATGGTTTGTTCAAAGACTTAGCGGGTAATTCACATTTGCAAATGTAAACTTCTGTGATGTTTCACGTTGAACAGTAGATTCCGTTTTTATTGGCCAATTTCGTGTTTTCGTCCGCAATACTGTTGGTTAGTGATGGGACAAGCAAATGCTTTTATAGGGGCTGCCAGAAGAGGGATTCATGCCGAAGTCTGGCCTAGCGTGAGTACGCCCTAACAAAATAATTAGAACACACGAAAACAGCCATAACCGTAGTGTATATGCGTGGTGCAGTGGTGGGCGTTGGTGCAAGAACAATTAAACAGTTATTCATTACTGTCCTCCTCAGGGCACAGGTGGAGATGAGAACGGTCCGTCTTCCAAAGTGCAGAAAAACTTTATTTGTGACCACTGTTACGGAGCATTTAGGAGCGGCTACCACCTGAAGAGACATATCCTCATTCATACAGGTATGCTTCATGTATTGAACAAACATTCTTGAATACTTAGCTGAAATTGTCTGGAGATTGTAAGCACTGTCCTGTAAGGTTTACTGTAGCCTGCTTAAAAACCCTTGTTTGGTCATAGGATTTTGCCTCACAGTTTTAGTGGTTTCTGTGGGAGCTTGAACTAAAACTGGTGCTCTTCGGTTTAGGGGAGAAGCCGTATGCTTGTGCCGTATGTGACATGAGGTTTATTCAGCGTTACCACCTGGAGAGACACAGCCTCATTCACACGGGTATGCGTCTTTTAACCGTACCCATATTACATACAGTTTATCCTCCATGCTACATCTGTAGTCTTGACACTTGAAATAATGGACGGATGCTCAGGGTTCATTTTGTCTGTGGACAGTAATTTCCAACAAAGCCACCCCCAAAAATATGTTCAGCCCAAAGCATTTGAAGCGGAATATATTACTTTAGTTCTGGTCCCACAACCTCAATTAAACCTGCTCCATACCATGTAATAGTACAGTGCGCTCCATCAGTGACAAGTCAACTGTTAAAAACTCTTGCTGTTAATCTAATCCCACAATATTATATTCCCAAaatgagttgattttttttttccaaattataTCCAAATTTCTGCTTGTATGGCAGAAAATATGTTTCTCCATATTCCGTCatttattgttattgcattgaTTTTCTGTGTATTCCTAAAGTTGGACAGCCTAAAAGAGTATTTAAGTAAGATCCACTGCATCTGTACAAATTGCCTCATATGGACAGAACATGTGATATTATAAAACAATTAGTATAAGAGGTCATTAAAGTACTGAACTGTTACTAAACAATAATTGGGTTCTAATTAGGTAAAGTTTAATAAGCAAGATTTCTTGATGATCGACTTGAAACTGACTCTCGGACACCACTGTTTATATGGAATTATGCCAAATgtgcaattttattttatttttttcattatggaATCATTGCATGGACATCAGAGGACTATGTTTAAACATTAGTATTGGTCTTGAGTTTGGATTGTTATATGATTGCGTTTTGACTCATCACCTTTTTTTTCATTCACGGAATTGTTTTAACTAAAAGGATCAAGTCGTTTTCAAATGTGAATAGTCTTACAAAATGGTAGTAAGCATTCCACAGGACTTGTATTGACTTTTCAGAGAGAGGCCCGAGCATTAAAAAAGATTGCGATGATATTGTCAGTGGAACCGttagtattggccgataccaatattgatcCAATAGGTATTAGCACAaatcatacatttattttatagTGTGGAACGTGAGAAAAGGCTTTATCGTGTGAAGTCACTctgagaacaatggtaggtatgaaaaatgctaacctattattattattattattattattattattactattaactgtctggatgctgtctttaagttgaagcggagtggtggttttttttttggcgacacctagtgACCAGTAAAATTTGTTAAGTTAAGatcatgacgcagtaagttgaatgatgcggatgCTTTTAAATATGCTTCTGCCATGGAGACTTTTTAGTATGTAATATGCAAATACTTATGTAATATGCAAATACTTTTTTATTTAGACCAATTTCCTGTTTTAGACTGAACTATTGTTCAAGTAAGGACACTTGTTATGTATGTTgagcttgtgtgcttagttttagTGAAGCTGCTAGCTCATAGCCTATAGTCTaccttgtttacctttttgtaaattACATTGCTGAAACAGACAACTATCACAATTAGATCCTTATTCTGCATTATTCATCACTGTCCATTCCATAGGAGCATATCTGGCTGTAACATGTTCAAATACACCATTATTATCGTTATTTCAATCAAGCAGCATTTGATTCATTTTTAGGGCGACTTGTATGGCGACATTGCTTGTTTTATTCAATTTggtgatttatttttaatgtattgttGGTAATTGTGATATAAATAATGTCTATCAAATATTTATAGTGTTATTCACTAGGGTAGGTCGTGGTTTTTGTATGTGGTTATAATTGTTGGCTGTCGCTGGTACAATGTAGTGGTTGTATAGACCTTATGATTTATTGTAGATGAACCTCTTCAAGTTGGTTGCCTGGTGTAGTCTCTAGGTAGAGTTTGCTGTTGGTTGCATTTAGTCCTTTGATGTCCACATATTTTCTACATACATTAATGGCTATAGTTAATGTGGCTGAACTCTGATTATCTTCCTTTTTGGTTCGGGTTTCCTAAAAAACGCTGTTGTGCGTTAGGGTGGCAATTGAATGGCAGGCTTTAACATTCTTTGGCAGGTCATCACTTTGGATTCATTCCATGAAACaatcaaaatatatttaaacaacaccctttttaatgtaaaaagccCATTCATCATAGCTACTATTGGTGCAAATGTGTCTGCTGCAGCTGACCAGTGTGATCGCTATCTTCCGCGTGTGTTTGCTGTcttgttgttgctgctgctgcctTGTGTGTAATTCACGCATGCTTGGCTCACATCCTATGGCTGCTTGTGTGTTGTAACTCCACACAGAACATTAACTGAAACCACAAAATTGGACCTAAAAtccagcaaacattttaatgattGTCCTTTCTACTACCAGAGCAACGTACGTGGTAGCTAATGTGTTACTCTGTGTATGTAGGGGTGAAGCCGTACGCTTGCTCCATGTGTGACATGAGGTTCTTCCAACGCTACCATCTGGCAAGACACAGCCTCACTCATACTGGTATGCGTCTACTTACATGAGCTCATCTCATAAATCCACTTCTCAACAAGTAACATTAGCATAGTGACTTAGTTTACAGTTTGATCGATGTGTTGGATTTGATATGTGAGGAGAAAAAAAGATGTATCCAGACATGTTAGGACAGCTAAATTTAAGATCTAAATGTACAGTACTTACTTAACGTCAGCTTTTCCCTGGCTAAATGCTCCCATTTGTTCTGCGAATTTACTCCTTGGTCACTAAAGCAATCTTTAAACACAATTTAACTGTGGCTAAAAAGTATTTGTGCATATAATAACTACACACAGCAAATGATAGTTCTCTGAGTTACATGAAGGACCTGTTGATGTCTTAGAAGAGCGTCTGTTAGGGAAAAGTTGATGTGACTTTTGTCTGTTTGTAGCTAATATTGACATACTTTCTGTGTGTAGGGGTGAAGCCATACGCTTGCTCCATGTGTGACATGAGATTTTTCCAACGCTACCACTTGGCAAGACACACCCTCACTCACACGGGTATGAGGTTGCTCTTACTTGCTATATTTCAACGCCGCATACCCAACCTACTAGTAATGAACTCTTAAATTTCCTGGCCacttgaagtattattaaaatgAACTGGGCCTCTGTAGTAGTGCTAAGTTGTTACTGTTTTTCATCATTACCCTTGAAGTTGTTGCTGCAGAGAGTTGTGGCCAATTATTTGCCTTCACTTTGATTAAGTACTCTTCATATTGTGCCATCTTATAAAAAACATAGCTTTAATGCGTAAAGTGTCATGTACTTGTTCCACTGCTTTTGGCATGTCTGGATACATAATAACTGGGTGTGCCCTGTTGACTTCAGTgaggtattttttttgttttttttacaaaacttttttgCTCTGTGTGTGCAGGGGTGAAGCCATATGCTTGCTCCATGTGTGACATGAGATTTTTCCAGAGATACCACCTGGcgagacacacactcacacatacggGTACATGTTTTCAACCTATCTAACTTGATAACACCATGGAGTGCCCTAAGTGTATAGGCCTCACCCACCAGCCCCTTTTCCACTGCACGGTAGCCACACTGCTCACAACAGCTCTACTCACTATTTGTGCATTTCCTCCGTTAACATTAAACCAGGATTTATAACTAGCATTTACAACATTAAGCATACTTGAATACTCTGCAAGTGTAACTTTTGCAGCAGTCCATTTTCCTGCTAAACAGTCACATTTTTGTATGAAAATCTCATATTCTCTTAATAttgtctattttattttattttattgtttattgtcGCGTCAGGATTGAAGTGAGGAACCGACCACGAACAAGTCAAGTAGAGCCAAGCCGAGCGGTGTAGGAACCGGGAATAAAGCATTAGACAAACAGACTTGAATCACTTTTGATCATGTACATTTTTGAGTAGTAGCTTTGTTTATGGATTAGTTCAGTCGTGTGAGTCAGGCCTTCTTAGTTATTGTAGCGTACTGGTATACTGATCATGTCATCATTTTTTGTTCATAGTTGACAGGAGCACTTTAATAAAGTTTGGTACTGTATGCATTCAGGGGTGAAGCCGTACGCTTGCTCCATGTGTGACATGAGGTTCTTCCAACGTTACCATTTGGCAAGACACAGCCTCACTCATACTGGTATGCtgcatttttttcccctctcACTGCAACGCCATAAAATATAACCAACCTAAAAGATGTCCTAACTTTTTCTTTGATGTCATTTTTCCTGCAGTAACATTAGTTTATAATTGGCGGTAAACTCCCACTAAAACTAGGCTTTGTTGGAAAACTGTCCACTGAAAAAGTGACCCCGTTTGTGGATTAACACTAATGATAGCATGCGTAACATTGAGCACAATTTGAAACGATCAGGAACAGGCACATTACACAACAAAGATTCAATGGCAGGCATCTTTAGTTACGTTTCTTCAGAGTTAATGGAGGAATTTTTTACCCTTTGACCAGTGAACTGGTGTATTTATATAGGCTTCATGTTAAAACCTTTGACATCCAACTGTTGGCATTGAGACCAAACATTATTAAAGTAGCTCCCAAGTATTTGTATTGAGCTCCGGTTTTTGATAATATCCACACTTGCACCTATGTTTATGATGTCTGCACAATCTTTGCGGTGTAATGTCTCCTATAAATTATGTTGAAAagcatgctgttttttttttgtttgtttgtttttacgtgACACTTTGAGTTTTGAAATGAATCTCACCTTCTTGTGTTTAATCCAGGGGTCAAGCCATACGCTTGCACAATGTGTGACATGCGGTTTATACAACGTTACCAACTGGAAAGACACAGTCTCACTCACACAGGTACGTCCCTATTATGTCAACGTCCCCTGTTTTCCCTGCGACTCTGCTCACAATGTCGGGTTAACATGACTTCCTCAAAAATGGATTGCCATCCGTTTCAATAAAGATGTAAAATAATGTCCTTATGGTATCCACAATGTATTTGAGCATTTACATGTACATAAAATGATAAGGCACCTGAGGTAAAAATACTGTTGTCTCAACCTAAAGTGATCTTTAGATGCATGGCTTTTACTATAGATAGCTTTTTATGTAAACTTTGTTGTGTGGTCAGGTAGGGGTGTCCCGATATAGACAAAATCAGTTATATTGCCTTCCATCTAAAATCTCAGATAAAAGCGCCATTTACAAAAGATAAACATGGTAAGCTACAGGCTACTATGAGCTTGTAGCTACACAAAAGCTAagtacacaatagcacacaagctagacatacctAATATGTGTAATTTATCAATattaacaagtatcaaataattatttttGACTATAACTTaaagatacaaagtctccaaggcagacgcGTATTTGAAaatattcagtaacaaacgtgtctgcatcctTCAATTAACGTTGTTGAATAATTAACTGAACTATATTGACCAATAGGTGTCACCAAAAAACATATTACCACTCCCCTTTTACTTCAAGAAATCATAAATCCTTTTCAAACGGgtattaaagtaccagtagagttgaaagacaagttgactttatatgcttaattaattgtgtttcattgtatccattaaaccatatccaatcatatttacaatccacaaaatatgtaaaaacacAGTTTAAATATCACAAAATGCCAcgcattcagtcagccattttgaatattccgctccaaatACCTTCGGCTGTTTCCAGATATTGATGGCACAACGGTAATGCTTCTGCACTCTCACCATAATATCGGATCAGTcgtactggaaatatgcaaaaattaGAGAGACATGAGctgtatcattcacaatccctatataGGACATGAAcacgtttttttatttaatacattctaagtcataaatcaatcaatcaatcaatgtttacttatatagccctaaatcactagtgtctcaaagggctgcacaaaccaccacgacatcctcggtaggcccacataagggcaaggaaaactcacacccagtgggacattggtgacaataatgacccagtgggacgtcagtgacaatgatgactatgagaaccttagagaggaggaaagcaatggatgtcgagcgggtctaacatgatactgtgaaagttcaatccacaatggatacaacacagtcgcgagagtccagtccaaagaggatccaagacacagcagcgagagtcccgttcacagcggagccagcaggaaaccatcccaagcgtaggcggaccagcagcgcagagatgtccccagccgatacacaggcgagcagtacatggccaccgaatcggaccggaccccctccacataaataaataatacataaaaagtCTGCTAACGGTGTAGTCAATggggggctctctattttgcccacaaaaccctgtaaataaccatccaaaacctgccaacaatactcttGTATACATATTGTGACCTGAATGataaccaaatattagtgatgttgttattATGAGCCCTAAAGCAAACAAACTATTTATTTGCGGTGCACGATACAGACAGCTAAGTAGCACTCTGCTGCCTTTACTGTGAGCCGGCAGCGATGTCTTGCTGCTCGTGTCCCGGCTCGTCAAAATTATTCTAGAATATTAATCATGACTCATCTGGATATTATAAGGATTTAGCATTGAATCTAGATGCTGTTCATTTGTGACATTCAGTGTATACCCTAAGAttaagacaaacacacacaaccgaaGATGGTGTCTGCAGAGAGATCTTTTTGTTAACCCTTTGTGTGCATCATGATTAGTTGTTCATCCGGacaggaagatatgaacatcctatCAGTTTTCATCGAAATAATAatagatattgtacagtaagttaacgttttattatgtttgtagttgaagtgtccaccctgagatcggtaggtcgtgagttcaaaccccggctgatttataccaaagactataacaatgggaacCATttcctccatgcttggcactcagcatcaaggtttggaatttggggttaaatcaccaaaatgatcccgtagcgcggccaccgttgctgctcactgctcccctcaaatcgaatcaaatcatctttatttatacagcacgtttaaaatttaccacaggggtagccaaagtgctgtacaataagCAGGTTAAAAATGAGAACCGagccaacacaacacaaacagaacatgataaaaaataaataaataaaacataaaaacaggttcacagcaggtgtataatggggcgccattgcatgatggatatcacttagtgttaaaagccatggaataaaagtatgtttttaagagagatttaaaaacaggaggagaggaggcttgtctaacactcagaggtaggtcgttccagagcttgggaacagcagcggcgaaagctctgtcacctctaagcttcagccttgtgtcagggaccgtcagtagcagctgatcttagggatcgggtggggcagtaaggctgaaggaggtcggagagatattttagcgcgaggttgtttagacatttaaaaacaaataggaggagtttaaaattgatttggtAACGCatagggagccagtgaagggacgctaatataggggtaatgtgctcacgtctgcgggtctgtgttagcagacgagcagcagagttctgcacgagctgcaggcgggcgagagAGGCCTGGCTattgcctacatacagggcattgcagtagtctaaacgattcgagttaaaggcgtggattaatttttcgagatcatgtcctgatacaagcggtttcactttcgctatttgacgtaattgataaaagcttttttgaacggcgctgttgatttgtttttcgaatttaaaatctgagtcaaactttacccccagggggtggaacaaggagatgagtcaaatgcagagagtaatttcaccacaccacaagtgtgtgtgtgactatcagtattacggtactttaactttaagcccTAGCAATACTGCTAAATTATGCCATAGTATTTCACTAAAGCAGCATTTGTTTAGAAGAGCTTCTGAAATTGGTGGCTCATCCTCTttatattcaggatcaacaatattctcctacaaagtctgcatgattttcactgttgttgatggggaagggatctgtggttcctactATTTTGATGCTATTTTGATCACatctatttatttgcaaactttcGAAGTCTTtaagtgtcataaatcagatatatatgatagtAGCTTCATTATATAGGCAACTTGTCTTTCCACTTTAcgggtactttaaaaaaaagttagtgtttttcaccatttttgtctttttgaataATTTAACATATATTTCACACCacaaaataataaacatatgcaTGATTCCTTTTGTAATTGTATAAGATTAAAGTCAAAATGGAAAAAGTTTACGGAGACACCCCTTGTATCAAGTATTTAAGGGTAGAAACATTTTCTTTAAATCGCATTGACATGTTTACACACTATTTATTATGaagaaatatattgtttttttg
Coding sequences within:
- the znf740a gene encoding gastrula zinc finger protein XlCGF57.1 isoform X15; the encoded protein is MSHLPSSSVRDHMKWAGLLGCEAVLSSMALMQASTMAAPPKKMMAPLGHAPPQRDGPDRAPQSHMILPSGMSCPPLVRTDRDWHSMNATFLIRKEGDFQAPRLLDEKDMRTNEDMQQKKKNRKSVAPCKVREQEGRGGKGTGGDENGPSSKVQKNFICDHCYGAFRSGYHLKRHILIHTGEKPYACAVCDMRFIQRYHLERHSLIHTGVKPYACSMCDMRFFQRYHLARHSLTHTGVKPYACSMCDMRFFQRYHLARHTLTHTGVKPYACSMCDMRFFQRYHLARHTLTHTGVKPYACTMCDMRFIQRYQLERHSLTHTGVKPYACTMCDKRFFQRYHLARHSLTHMGVKPYACTMCDMKFFQRYHLARHSLTHTGVKPYACTICDKRFFQRYHLARHSLTHMGVKPFACTMCDMRFFQRYHLARHSLTHTGVKPYACTMCDKRFFQRYHLARHSLTHMGVKPFACTMCDMRFVQRYHLARHSLTHTGVKPYACSMCDMRFIQRNHLERHSLTHTGEKPFACDMCDMRFIQRYHLERHKRVHSGEKPYQCERCQQNFSRTDRLLRHRRLCQGRGVAKVENQPCCEPRPYAQEAPPVPPTWSPMHPPPGRLAV
- the znf740a gene encoding gastrula zinc finger protein XlCGF57.1 isoform X16, producing MSHLPSSSVRDHMKWAGLLGCEAVLSSMALMQASTMAAPPKKMMAPLGHAPPQRDGPDRAPQSHMILPSGMSCPPLVRTDRDWHSMNATFLIRKEGDFQAPRLLDEKDMRTNEDMQQKKKNRKSVAPCKVREQEGRGGKGTGGDENGPSSKVQKNFICDHCYGAFRSGYHLKRHILIHTGEKPYACAVCDMRFIQRYHLERHSLIHTGVKPYACSMCDMRFFQRYHLARHSLTHTGVKPYACSMCDMRFFQRYHLARHTLTHTGVKPYACSMCDMRFFQRYHLARHSLTHTGVKPYACTMCDMRFIQRYQLERHSLTHTGVKPYACTMCDKRFFQRYHLARHSLTHMGVKPYACTMCDMKFFQRYHLARHSLTHTGVKPYACTICDKRFFQRYHLARHSLTHMGVKPFACTMCDMRFFQRYHLARHSLTHTGVKPYACTMCDKRFFQRYHLARHSLTHMGVKPFACTMCDMRFVQRYHLARHSLTHTGVKPYACSMCDMRFIQRNHLERHSLTHTGEKPFACDMCDMRFIQRYHLERHKRVHSGEKPYQCERCQQNFSRTDRLLRHRRLCQGRGVAKVENQPCCEPRPYAQEAPPVPPTWSPMHPPPGRLAV
- the znf740a gene encoding gastrula zinc finger protein XlCGF57.1 isoform X1; translation: MSHLPSSSVRDHMKWAGLLGCEAVLSSMALMQASTMAAPPKKMMAPLGHAPPQRDGPDRAPQSHMILPSGMSCPPLVRTDRDWHSMNATFLIRKEGDFQAPRLLDEKDMRTNEDMQQKKKNRKSVAPCKVREQEGRGGKGTGGDENGPSSKVQKNFICDHCYGAFRSGYHLKRHILIHTGEKPYACAVCDMRFIQRYHLERHSLIHTGVKPYACSMCDMRFFQRYHLARHSLTHTGVKPYACSMCDMRFFQRYHLARHTLTHTGVKPYACSMCDMRFFQRYHLARHTLTHTGVKPYACSMCDMRFFQRYHLARHSLTHTGVKPYACTMCDMRFIQRYQLERHSLTHTGVKPYACTMCDKRFFQRYHLARHSLTHMGVKPYACTMCDMKFFQRYHLARHSLTHTGVKPYACTICDKRFFQRYHLARHSLTHMGVKPFACTMCDMRFFQRYHLARHSLTHTGVKPYACTMCDKRFFQRYHLARHSLTHMGVKPFACTMCDMRFVQRYHLARHSLTHTGVKPYACSMCDMRFIQRNHLERHSLTHTGEKPFACDMCDMRFIQRYHLERHKRVHSGEKPYQCERCQQNFSRTDRLLRHRRLCQGRGVAKVENQPCCEPRPYAQEAPPVPPTWSPMHPPPGRLAV
- the znf740a gene encoding gastrula zinc finger protein XlCGF57.1 isoform X41 — translated: MSHLPSSSVRDHMKWAGLLGCEAVLSSMALMQASTMAAPPKKMMAPLGHAPPQRDGPDRAPQSHMILPSGMSCPPLVRTDRDWHSMNATFLIRKEGDFQAPRLLDEKDMRTNEDMQQKKKNRKSVAPCKVREQEGRGGKGTGGDENGPSSKVQKNFICDHCYGAFRSGYHLKRHILIHTGEKPYACAVCDMRFIQRYHLERHSLIHTGVKPYACSMCDMRFFQRYHLARHSLTHTGVKPYACSMCDMRFFQRYHLARHTLTHTGVKPYACSMCDMRFFQRYHLARHTLTHTGVKPYACSMCDMRFFQRYHLARHSLTHTGVKPYACTMCDMRFIQRYQLERHSLTHTGVKPYACTMCDKRFFQRYHLARHSLTHMGVKPYACTMCDMKFFQRYHLARHSLTHTGVKPYACTICDKRFFQRYHLARHSLTHMGEKPFACDMCDMRFIQRYHLERHKRVHSGEKPYQCERCQQNFSRTDRLLRHRRLCQGRGVAKVENQPCCEPRPYAQEAPPVPPTWSPMHPPPGRLAV
- the znf740a gene encoding gastrula zinc finger protein XlCGF57.1 isoform X13, producing MSHLPSSSVRDHMKWAGLLGCEAVLSSMALMQASTMAAPPKKMMAPLGHAPPQRDGPDRAPQSHMILPSGMSCPPLVRTDRDWHSMNATFLIRKEGDFQAPRLLDEKDMRTNEDMQQKKKNRKSVAPCKVREQEGRGGKGTGGDENGPSSKVQKNFICDHCYGAFRSGYHLKRHILIHTGEKPYACAVCDMRFIQRYHLERHSLIHTGVKPYACSMCDMRFFQRYHLARHSLTHTGVKPYACSMCDMRFFQRYHLARHTLTHTGVKPYACSMCDMRFFQRYHLARHSLTHTGVKPYACTMCDMRFIQRYQLERHSLTHTGVKPYACTMCDKRFFQRYHLARHSLTHMGVKPYACTMCDMKFFQRYHLARHSLTHTGVKPYACTICDKRFFQRYHLARHSLTHMGVKPFACTMCDMRFFQRYHLARHSLTHTGVKPYACTMCDKRFFQRYHLARHSLTHMGVKPFACTMCDMRFVQRYHLARHSLTHTGVKPYACSMCDMRFIQRNHLERHSLTHTGEKPFACDMCDMRFIQRYHLERHKRVHSGEKPYQCERCQQNFSRTDRLLRHRRLCQGRGVAKVENQPCCEPRPYAQEAPPVPPTWSPMHPPPGRLAV
- the znf740a gene encoding gastrula zinc finger protein XlCGF58.1 isoform X9 — translated: MSHLPSSSVRDHMKWAGLLGCEAVLSSMALMQASTMAAPPKKMMAPLGHAPPQRDGPDRAPQSHMILPSGMSCPPLVRTDRDWHSMNATFLIRKEGDFQAPRLLDEKDMRTNEDMQQKKKNRKSVAPCKVREQEGRGGKGTGGDENGPSSKVQKNFICDHCYGAFRSGYHLKRHILIHTGEKPYACAVCDMRFIQRYHLERHSLIHTGVKPYACSMCDMRFFQRYHLARHSLTHTGVKPYACSMCDMRFFQRYHLARHTLTHTGVKPYACSMCDMRFFQRYHLARHTLTHTGVKPYACSMCDMRFFQRYHLARHSLTHTGVKPYACTMCDMRFIQRYQLERHSLTHTGVKPYACTMCDKRFFQRYHLARHSLTHMGVKPYACTMCDMKFFQRYHLARHSLTHTGVKPYACTICDKRFFQRYHLARHSLTHMGVKPFACTMCDMRFFQRYHLARHSLTHTGVKPFACTMCDMRFVQRYHLARHSLTHTGVKPYACSMCDMRFIQRNHLERHSLTHTGEKPFACDMCDMRFIQRYHLERHKRVHSGEKPYQCERCQQNFSRTDRLLRHRRLCQGRGVAKVENQPCCEPRPYAQEAPPVPPTWSPMHPPPGRLAV